Proteins from a single region of Trichoderma asperellum chromosome 3, complete sequence:
- a CDS encoding uncharacterized protein (EggNog:ENOG41~TransMembrane:11 (o20-38i50-68o80-100i112-132o144-164i231-255o261-282i294-315o321-341i353-377o397-417i)) produces the protein MNRDKGHDLETVLGLTPKDVSTALALFYVSYVIFDFPSNLIMSKLSPRVWMARIVFATGVVGSCFAAVQSPWSLKLLRFLLGLVIAGMWPGMAFYLTLFYPPSRTAKRIGMYFTASQVSAAVVGLVSAGFQLMDGDGGLVGFRWMFLIYGLVAVVLSFTLLWWLPDRPLAPGEERKRTGLFKWLPATPEVLKGEDALVHYSELRRVYHARPWGVKDLCLVLLDWRLWPLCLMYFGVVGVGIGTQLYGSVIIAAIQPQASDIVVSLLFAPIWIMDLIAILLVTPVSDRFHHLRPFFFSAAVCIQIAGLLTTTFAVQNGWARYGGLLMVGFGLGPTVPICMTWTSEIFQRRHGEVGVAAATALVSGLGNLGSVTTTYALYTGWPEDAKPGPHQFRKSNLTMIGILGVSILSSLVMLALLKVIGNPPSSRLDDTGSPNTLEDGAARREAAHRGFGRLSRRAQEV, from the exons ATGAACAGGGACAAAGGCCATGACTTGGAGACCGTCCTCGGGCTCACCCCCAAAGACGTATCAACAGCACTTGCGCTATTCTATGTCTCCTACGTCATCTTTGACTTCCCATCAAATCTCATAATGAGCAAGCTCAGCCCCCGAGTCTGGATGGCTAGAATCGTCTTCGCCACTGGGGTTGTTGGCTCATGCTTCGCGGCTGTGCAGTCACCCTGGAGCCTCAAACTGCTACGTTTCCTTTTGGGCTTGGTTATTGCTGGCATGTGGCCGGGCATGGCGTTTTATCTGACCCTCTTTTACCCTCCATCTCGCACAGCCAAGCGAATTGGCATGTACTTCACTGCCTCTCAGGTGTCCGCGGCTGTGGTCGGCCTCGTCTCGGCGGGATTCCAGCTCATGGACGGCGATGGAGGCCTGGTTGGCTTTAGGTGGATGTTTCTCATCTACGGGCTTGTTGCCGTTGTCTTGAGCTTTACGCTGCTATGGTGGCTCCCTGACAGACCCCTGGCGCCAGGCGAGGAGAGGAAGCGTACTGGTTTGTTCAAGTGGCTTCCGGCTACCCCTGAAGTTCTCAAAGGTGAAGATGCTTTGGTTCATTACTCTGAGCTCAGGCGTGTGTACCATGCTCGCCCATGGGGCGTCAAGGACCTCTGCCTTGTGCTGCTTGACTGGCGACTATGGCCTCTATGCCTGATGTATTTCGGAGTAGTCGGAGTCGGAATCGGCACTCAGCTCTATGGATCGGTCATCATTGCTGCAATCCAGCCACAGGCGAGCGATATTGTCGTTAGCTTACTCTTTGCTCCTATCTGGATT ATGGACTTGATCGCCATTCTCCTAGTCACGCCTGTTTCCGACCGCTTTCATCACCTGaggccattcttcttctcagcagccGTCTGCATCCAAATCGCAGGCTTACTGACAACCACTTTTGCTGTTCAAAACGGGTGGGCTCGTTATGGAGGTCTTCTGATGGTGGGCTTTGGTCTTGGACCAACCGTCCCAATTTGCATGACGTGGACTTCCGAAATCTTCCAACGCCGACATGGCGAAGTTGGTGTGGCAGCCGCAACAGCTCTTGTATCCGGCCTGGGAAATCTAGGCAGTGTTACTACTACATACGCTCTGTACACAGGGTGGCCTGAGGATGCCAAACCAGGCCCCCATCAATTCCGCAAGAGCAATCTTACAATGATTGGAATCCTGGGCGTTAGCATTCTTAGCTCCTTGGTCATGCTGGCCCTGTTAAAGGTCATAGGAAACCCTCCTAGCTCAAGGCTTGACGACACTGGCTCTCCTAATACGCTTGAGGATGGCGCAGCAAGACGGGAAGCTGCGCACCGCGGCTTCGGGAGGCTTTCCCGGCGAGCCCAAGAGGTTTAG
- a CDS encoding uncharacterized protein (EggNog:ENOG41~TransMembrane:12 (i66-85o105-123i135-153o165-185i197-217o229-249i316-340o346-367i379-400o406-426i438-462o482-502i)), giving the protein MASQAAPPDGDFKKPNNTESVVFSPSASSHGGPESRYGGDVRPADYDNETVEKVYRKIDLRIIPPFWILYFLCSAIRSNIGIAQTMNRDKGHDLETVLGLTPKDVSTALALFYVSYVIFDFPSNLIMSKLSPRVWMARIVFATGVVGSCFAAVQSPWSLKLLRFLLGLVIAGMWPGMAFYLTLFYPPSRTAKRIGMYFTASQVSAAVVGLVSAGFQLMDGDGGLVGFRWMFLIYGLVAVVLSFTLLWWLPDRPLAPGEERKRTGLFKWLPATPEVLKGEDALVHYSELRRVYHARPWGVKDLCLVLLDWRLWPLCLMYFGVVGVGIGTQLYGSVIIAAIQPQASDIVVSLLFAPIWIMDLIAILLVTPVSDRFHHLRPFFFSAAVCIQIAGLLTTTFAVQNGWARYGGLLMVGFGLGPTVPICMTWTSEIFQRRHGEVGVAAATALVSGLGNLGSVTTTYALYTGWPEDAKPGPHQFRKSNLTMIGILGVSILSSLVMLALLKVIGNPPSSRLDDTGSPNTLEDGAARREAAHRGFGRLSRRAQEV; this is encoded by the exons ATGGCCTCCCAAGCAGCACCGCCTGATGGCGATTTCAAAAAGCCAAACAACACTGAGAGCgttgttttctctccctctgcaTCATCTCATGGTGGTCCCGAGAGTCGATATGGGGGCGATGTCCGACCGGCCGACTACGACAACGAAACGGTGGAGAAGGTCTATCG GAAAATCGATCTCAGAATTATCCCTC CCTTCTGGATTCTATACTTTCTTTGCTCGGCAATTCGCTCCAACATTGGCATTGCCCAGACAATGAACAGGGACAAAGGCCATGACTTGGAGACCGTCCTCGGGCTCACCCCCAAAGACGTATCAACAGCACTTGCGCTATTCTATGTCTCCTACGTCATCTTTGACTTCCCATCAAATCTCATAATGAGCAAGCTCAGCCCCCGAGTCTGGATGGCTAGAATCGTCTTCGCCACTGGGGTTGTTGGCTCATGCTTCGCGGCTGTGCAGTCACCCTGGAGCCTCAAACTGCTACGTTTCCTTTTGGGCTTGGTTATTGCTGGCATGTGGCCGGGCATGGCGTTTTATCTGACCCTCTTTTACCCTCCATCTCGCACAGCCAAGCGAATTGGCATGTACTTCACTGCCTCTCAGGTGTCCGCGGCTGTGGTCGGCCTCGTCTCGGCGGGATTCCAGCTCATGGACGGCGATGGAGGCCTGGTTGGCTTTAGGTGGATGTTTCTCATCTACGGGCTTGTTGCCGTTGTCTTGAGCTTTACGCTGCTATGGTGGCTCCCTGACAGACCCCTGGCGCCAGGCGAGGAGAGGAAGCGTACTGGTTTGTTCAAGTGGCTTCCGGCTACCCCTGAAGTTCTCAAAGGTGAAGATGCTTTGGTTCATTACTCTGAGCTCAGGCGTGTGTACCATGCTCGCCCATGGGGCGTCAAGGACCTCTGCCTTGTGCTGCTTGACTGGCGACTATGGCCTCTATGCCTGATGTATTTCGGAGTAGTCGGAGTCGGAATCGGCACTCAGCTCTATGGATCGGTCATCATTGCTGCAATCCAGCCACAGGCGAGCGATATTGTCGTTAGCTTACTCTTTGCTCCTATCTGGATT ATGGACTTGATCGCCATTCTCCTAGTCACGCCTGTTTCCGACCGCTTTCATCACCTGaggccattcttcttctcagcagccGTCTGCATCCAAATCGCAGGCTTACTGACAACCACTTTTGCTGTTCAAAACGGGTGGGCTCGTTATGGAGGTCTTCTGATGGTGGGCTTTGGTCTTGGACCAACCGTCCCAATTTGCATGACGTGGACTTCCGAAATCTTCCAACGCCGACATGGCGAAGTTGGTGTGGCAGCCGCAACAGCTCTTGTATCCGGCCTGGGAAATCTAGGCAGTGTTACTACTACATACGCTCTGTACACAGGGTGGCCTGAGGATGCCAAACCAGGCCCCCATCAATTCCGCAAGAGCAATCTTACAATGATTGGAATCCTGGGCGTTAGCATTCTTAGCTCCTTGGTCATGCTGGCCCTGTTAAAGGTCATAGGAAACCCTCCTAGCTCAAGGCTTGACGACACTGGCTCTCCTAATACGCTTGAGGATGGCGCAGCAAGACGGGAAGCTGCGCACCGCGGCTTCGGGAGGCTTTCCCGGCGAGCCCAAGAGGTTTAG
- a CDS encoding uncharacterized protein (EggNog:ENOG41), with protein MTCFRGGADEGLAQNIHTRIFRPSSRPRTNSTSIDSRPSCNSQAAEITSQRPAAALCPGGRTSSAVAAPLSPGAPPSPSFQSIVELKVLCRHPKLQLGYISDLHATMSVAYEPRSFIHEGAYPPIGDEHDHAAEQRFTDSDVAEHLSHYTAEASMLPDDRGVMGDERDILADDDAVVQEAAQLDLDTPEFSSPLQVALHAPPLPDPIHESKELPRTDISSPSSRVKPIIKPEREVHKKSDGKFHCPLDDCKEDVRAFSRKCEWNKHMDKHERPYRCPAEGCENLPGFTYSGGLLRHEREVHGKHGGPKNTVNCPHPNCKRHTGKGFSRQENLNEHLRRVHTNMDTSASPVEAAASPDDNESEKSGTKRKRRLSSQGGDELSDLRDEIKRVREENEKLKSEMDQQQEHSLAMMAQIAELQDALNHSLNPHGLGAPTAQMI; from the exons ATGACCTGCTTTCGAGGCGGAGCTGACGAGGGCCTTGCGCAAAACATTCATACCAGAATTTTCAGGCCATCATCCCGACCTCGAACTAACAGTACCAGCATCGACAGCCGGCCGAGCTGCAATTCACAGGCCGCAGAAATCACAAGCCAACGGCCAGCTGCCGCTCTTTGCCCTGGAGGCCGCACTTCGAGCGCAGTCGCTGCGCCCTTGTCACCCGGAGCGCCACCATCGCCGAGTTTCCAGAGCATCGTTGAGCTTAAAGTACTGTGTCGTCACCCAAAACTCCAGCTAGGGTATATTTCCGACTTACACGCCACCATGAGCGTCGCATACGAGCCCCGATCCTTTATCCATGAGGGTGCCTATCCCCCCATAGGCGACGAGCATGATCATGCCGCCGAGCAACGCTTCACAGACTCCGATGTTGCCGAGCACCTCAGCCATTATACCGCAGAAGCTTCCATGCTACCAGATGACAGAGGCGTCATGGGAGATGAAAGAGACATCCTAGctgatgacgatgctgtCGTTCAAGAAGCAGCCCAACTAGACCTCGACACACCAGAGTTCTCATCGCCGCTCCAGGTCGCCCTGCATGCGCCGCCGCTACCAGATCCTATACACGAAAGCAAAGAGCTTCCACGCACCGACATATCTTCTCCGTCATCGCGAGTAAAGCCCATCATCAAACCAGAGCGTGAAGTTCACAAGAAGTCGGATGGGAAATTTCACTGTCCTCTAGATGATTGCAAAGAGGATGTCCGTGCATTCTCCCGCAAATGCGAATGGAA CAAGCACATGGACAAGCACGAACGCCCTTATCGCTGCCCGGCGGAAGGATGTGAAAATCTTCCTGGTTTTACATACTCTGGTGGCCTCCTCCGACATGAGCGGGAGGTTCATGGCAAGCACGGGGGCCCTAAGAACACCGTCAACTGTCCGCACCCCAACTGCAAGCGACATACTGGCAAGGGCTTCTCTCGACAGGAGAACCTTAACGAGCATCTTCGTCGAGTACATACAAACATGGATACTTCGGCATCTCCAGTTGAGGCCGCCGCCTCTCCTGACGACAATGAAAGCGAGAAATCTGGGACGAAGCGAAAACGCCGCCTAAGTAGCCAAGGGGGAGACGAGCTCTCTGATCTTCGTGATGAGATCAAGCGGGTGCGAGAGGAAAACGAGAAGCTCAAGTCCGAGATGGACCAGCAACAGGAGCACTCTCTGGCTATGATGGCGCAAATTGCAGAGCTGCAAGATGCGCTAAATCATAGCCTTAATCCTCATGGGCTCGGAGCCCCCACGGCACAGATGATTTAG